The Acyrthosiphon pisum isolate AL4f unplaced genomic scaffold, pea_aphid_22Mar2018_4r6ur Scaffold_20712;HRSCAF=21911, whole genome shotgun sequence genomic sequence ttattttgatatttaaggTTCCTCTTAAAGAGAAAGAGAGGCTTCAACAATGGGTACATGCTGTTCGAAGAAAGGATTTTAAACCTACTTCCAGCTCGACATTATgtagtttacattttaaagaaactGACTTCTATTCTGCTGTTGTCAGtgggaaaaaaatgttaaaaaaatctgCTGTACCAACTGTATTTAATTTCCCAATtcatttaacaacaaaaataaaagaaagaaGAATCCTGCAACGAGAAGTAAGTAAATATACATACTAAaacaagtatttatatatttttatattataattatggccATTGTGTATTAGTAATTTTGTTCTCTttagtaaaattgttatttaNNNNNNNNNNNNNNNNNNNNNNNNNNNNNNNNNNNNNNNNNNNNNNNNNNcttattatttattaatataattcgcTCTCAatgtttcttttattaaaataaataaataattattcaacgaTGCTAAGGTATATTTTAGCttctaaaattatgatttttattttatttaccattcaattatattactaccacttttttttttaatataataaaattaaaaataatataacttttaacacaACAACTATGGCTATAATTACTTGAAATATAGTTAGGACATAACATACTACAGCAAAAGGGCCAAACACTCTTATGTACAGTCTTAAGTCTTACTTaacaataatacttaatactgtCACATACAATACCAATGGCGCAATCCAAACTTCTGTCGATATACTCGTATTACGAACTGAATGGTCTGAATATCTGATGATGACatcttatactttatagtaggtacaataaacaataatccaATAGTACAACAAAGTGTTAATACAACAATTGTACATAATGTGTTCCAGAAATTATGAACGATAATTATGATACTTGGTCAATGCTTTATTCAATGACGATTGAcggcatattatttattataagggACTCTATGCGAGTAAGCAATATTTGGCCAACATATTTCgtatgaaatgtattaaattgatATTGTTAAAAAGTTCAACGAAAATAGGATAGACAAACGGAATCGACGGGCATATTATTAAGGCATTTTCTATATTTCATCTTTATATTTCTATtggtaatatagaaatataatactgtatacatacttatttaaaatataaaagatttttctgtatatttattaattgtattaatcatgtttatagttacttaatatacaaataattgattcaattatatttttgttaaatccttatatttttaaaatgtattccaaacgaaaaatatattaccacaATAACATTTGTCTTACgctaagttttaattaaaaggGTTAAATAGTTGTCATCAAAGTGTTTTAAGGATAAAAggggaaaaatattaaatacagtcCACCGGTATGAAANNNNNNNNNNNNNNNNNNNNN encodes the following:
- the LOC115034703 gene encoding THAP domain-containing protein 1 A-like encodes the protein MVNFCSGFDCTSSSDVRKDLSFHKLVPLKEKERLQQWVHAVRRKDFKPTSSSTLCSLHFKETDFYSAVVSGKKMLKKSAVPTVFNFPIHLTTKIKERRILQRE